In the Caenorhabditis elegans chromosome X genome, one interval contains:
- the ZK816.3 gene encoding uncharacterized protein (Confirmed by transcript evidence) — protein MPVNSVLCHFSSDFSLGLILQDI, from the exons atGCCAGTCAACAGCGTCctttgccatttttcttccGACTTTTCATTGGGCCTCATATTGCAAG ATATCTAA
- the nspg-4 gene encoding DUF19 domain-containing protein (Confirmed by transcript evidence): MLAKNCILMLISLSCYYCQFKFPPPTQEFLDRSNGFYDYNSEENFERPLNASMYQPTTCGEVEQEKVKECADPLYKMGAISENSHYLGWEGFIFRTKAYFSEVCDNFFLFDVCIEPYKDVCFAADRARFNYDAAIKILDFLCRDGYGEMLRNIECFTKTLTRSEMMQCQAELVSDTRKISESHSEVKGANDAAVCGAMRNYIDCVKYPIRYECGFRAWQLVREMIVRPTKAMLPQCKLNSAESTTSVLTILKQMWEGK; encoded by the exons ATGCTCgccaaaaattgcattttgatGCTCATCAGTTTATCTTGTTATTACtgtcaatttaaatttcctcctCCAACTCAAGAGTTTTTAGATCGTTCTAATGGATTTTATGACTATAAT TCTGAGGAAAACTTCGAAAGGCCCCTAAATGCATCAATGTATCAACCTACCACGTGTGGAGAAGTTGAGCAAGAAAA AGTGAAAGAATGCGCTGATCCGCTCTATAAAATGGGTGCCATCTCCGAAAACTCACATTACTTGGGATGGGAAGGGTTTATTTTCCGCACCAAAGCATATTTTTCGGAAGTTTGCGA caatttctTCTTATTTGATGTCTGCATCGAACCATACAAGGATGTTTGCTTTGCAGCCGATAGAGCTCGATTCAACTACGATGCGGCGATTAAAATTCTAGACTTTTTGTGTCGGGATGGATATGGag aaatgctCAGAAACATCGAGTGTTTCACAAAAACGCTGACGAGAAGTGAAATGATGCAATGTCAAGCCGAGCTGGTTTCAGATACAAGGAAAATCTCAGAAAGTCATTCAGAAGTTAAAGGGGCAAATGATGCAGCGGTTTGCGG AGCAATGCGAAACTACATCGATTGTGTGAAATATCCGATTCGATATGAATGCGGCTTCCGGGCCTGGCAACTAGTACGCGAAATGATCGTACGTCCCACAAAAGCAATGCTCCCACAGTGTAAGCTGAATTCGGCGGAGAGCACTACTTCAGTTTTGACTATATTG AAACAAATGTGGGAGGGAAAATGA
- the dhs-26 gene encoding DeHydrogenases, Short chain (Product from WormBase gene class dhs;~Confirmed by transcript evidence) — MSLKSKIAIVTGASRGCGRGVALQLAEAGCTLYITGRAPSKTLSSELTYLPTLEGTAEECRKRGGICHVRYVDHSNMDEVEKFFDEVASETDNQLDILVNNAFSAVTKCGSGDTRKFFERDPEIWDDINNVGLRNQYYCSVYGTRIMRKNGMKGLIVNISSLGGIMYLFTVAYGVGKMALDRMSSDMAQELQDTGITVISLWPSAVKTELITNMIETSAGSWGATENKMFLNGESTEYCGKAVVAIAADPKKKYWNGSTLITTDMGNYYSYTDIDGRIPTNMRQLRGLLSLAGYHSMAGWCPEWVNLPGWAITLWQNKIHY, encoded by the exons ATGTCTCTTAAAAGTAAAATCGCCATCGTTACCGGAGCTTCGAGAGGATGTGGAAGAG GAGTTGCTCTTCAACTTGCGGAAGCTGGATGTACCTTGTACATTACTGGACGTGCACCATCTAAAACTCTTTCTTCGGAGCTAACCTATCTTCCAACATTGGAGGGGACCGCTGAAGAATGTAGGAAACGTGGTGGAATTTGTCATGTTCGATATGTCGACCACAGTAATATGGATGAAGTGGAAAAATTCTTCGATGAAGTTGCAAGTGAAACCGATAACCAATTGGATATTCTAGTGAACAATGCATTTTCCGCAGTGACT AAATGCGGATCAGGAGAtacccgaaaattttttgaacgagATCCAGAAATTTGGGATGACATCAACAATGTGGGACTTCGCAACCAATACTATTGCAGTGTATACGGTACTCGTATAATGAGGAAGAATGGGATGAAAGGTCTGATTGTGAATATCAGCTCGCTGGGTGGAATAAT GTACTTGTTCACCGTCGCCTATGGTGTTGGAAAAATGGCACTTGACAGAATGTCTTCGGATATGGCACAAGAGTTGCAGGACACTGGCATTACTGTAATCTCACTTTGGCCTTCGGCAGTTAAAACTGAGCTTATCACAAATATGATTGAAACATCTGCAGGATCTTGGGGCGCG acggaaaacaaaatgttccTAAACGGAGAATCAACCGAGTATTGCGGAAAAGCTGTGGTGGCAATTGCTGCTGATCCGAAGAAGAAGTATTGGAATGGATCAACATTAATCACAACTGATATGGGGAACTATTACTCTTATACTGATATTGAcg GCCGAATCCCAACCAATATGAGACAACTCCGAGGACTGCTCAGCCTAGCCGGGTACCATTCGATGGCAGGTTGGTGTCCTGAGTGGGTCAATCTTCCTGGATGGGCAATCACTTTGTGGCAAAACAAAATTcactattga
- the clc-3 gene encoding CLaudin-like in Caenorhabditis (Product from WormBase gene class clc;~Confirmed by transcript evidence): MAMQFTGLQVVSWILLLVGTGMLVIALISDYWSIHQPRNQMDNLQMHRGVLRQCITTRQYGSCNFRLSSMFKQLRNFMDGYDMYSERSMYRHLPTQTYEVFVALFLAISCMIASTVLLFGPFCCQRCKPSTTLLIFITGVFSGSGCLIYWNANREGKTFTLQQLQFQDVYHYDYGSDMNILSWSFWMAVVSTGILLCSAFLLCML; the protein is encoded by the exons ATGGCTATGCAATTCACCGGCCTACag GTGGTATCATGGATACTTCTTCTGGTCGGCACTGGAATGCTGGTCATCGCGTTGATCTCCGACTATTGGTCCATTCATCAACCTCGCAACCAAATGG ACAATCTTCAAATGCACCGCGGAGTCCTGCGTCAATGCATCACTACGCGACAATATGGCAGTTGTAATTTCCGTCTGTCAAGCATGTTCAAACAGCTGCGCAATTTCATGGATGGATACGACATGTACTCGGAAAGATCCATGTATCGACACTTACCTACACAAA CATATGAAGTCTTTGTCGCGCTCTTTCTTGCCATTTCCTGTATGATTGcatctaccgtactcctatTTGGTCCGTTTTGCTGCCAACGTTGCAAGCCGTCCACTACGCTGCTTATTTTTATCACTGGAGTGTTCTCTGGATCTGGATGTTTAATCTATTGGAATGCAAATCGCGAAGGCAAAACGTTCACGTTACAGCAACTCCAATTCCAGGATGTATACCATTATGACTAC GGAAGTGACATGAATATCTTATCTTGGTCGTTTTGGATGGCTGTCGTCAGCACCGGCATACTTCTGTGCTCCGCATTCCTGCTCTGTATGCTTTAA
- the ZK816.1 gene encoding DUF3301 domain-containing protein (Confirmed by transcript evidence), giving the protein MWLVILCFVLPAIIFFVFALIAWLRVLQLNYRRRRATEAADREAKKKASQLESLITKKDGKVICHIPIQVEDIETGAMFLYNSDENLAIIGEDAKIPLVEQQLV; this is encoded by the exons ATGTGGCTCGTCATTCTTTGTTTCGTCTTGCCGGCTatcatcttttttgtttttgcattaATTGCGTGGCTCCGAGTACTGCAGCTGAATTatag ACGGCGACGTGCGACTGAAGCAGCTGACCGAGAAGCAAAAAAGAAGGCGTCACAACTAGAAAGTCTCATTACAAA aaaagatGGGAAAGTGATTTGCCACATACCTATACAGGTGGAAGACATTGAAACTGGGGCAATGTTTCTCTACAATTCAGATGAAAACTTGGCAATAATTGGAGAAGATGCAAAAATTCCGCTTGTAGAGCAGCAGCTTGTGTGA
- the clc-3 gene encoding CLaudin-like in Caenorhabditis (Product from WormBase gene class clc;~Confirmed by transcript evidence): MAMQFTGLQVVSWILLLVGTGMLVIALISDYWSIHQPRNQMDNLQMHRGVLRQCITTRQYGSCNFRLSSMFKQLRNFMDGYDMYSERSMYRHLPTQTYEVFVALFLAISCMIASTVLLFGPFCCQRCKPSTTLLIFITGVFSGSGCLIYWNANREGKTFTLQQLQFQDVYHYDYGSDMNILSWSFWMAVVSTGILLCSAFLLCVSSRVDPDVEYENPPVTEV; this comes from the exons ATGGCTATGCAATTCACCGGCCTACag GTGGTATCATGGATACTTCTTCTGGTCGGCACTGGAATGCTGGTCATCGCGTTGATCTCCGACTATTGGTCCATTCATCAACCTCGCAACCAAATGG ACAATCTTCAAATGCACCGCGGAGTCCTGCGTCAATGCATCACTACGCGACAATATGGCAGTTGTAATTTCCGTCTGTCAAGCATGTTCAAACAGCTGCGCAATTTCATGGATGGATACGACATGTACTCGGAAAGATCCATGTATCGACACTTACCTACACAAA CATATGAAGTCTTTGTCGCGCTCTTTCTTGCCATTTCCTGTATGATTGcatctaccgtactcctatTTGGTCCGTTTTGCTGCCAACGTTGCAAGCCGTCCACTACGCTGCTTATTTTTATCACTGGAGTGTTCTCTGGATCTGGATGTTTAATCTATTGGAATGCAAATCGCGAAGGCAAAACGTTCACGTTACAGCAACTCCAATTCCAGGATGTATACCATTATGACTAC GGAAGTGACATGAATATCTTATCTTGGTCGTTTTGGATGGCTGTCGTCAGCACCGGCATACTTCTGTGCTCCGCATTCCTGCTCT GTGTTTCCTCTCGTGTGGACCCGGATGTCGAATATGAAAACCCGCCAGTAactgaagtttaa
- the ZK563.2 gene encoding Sodium-dependent phosphate transport protein 2B (Partially confirmed by transcript evidence), with amino-acid sequence MYQHQIIPDYYYRSYTPYRGHHFMPGARVGDETEPPAHKKSIISWTSTPTKHKVKYYITCSFLIFLILLVLFIYVCSLANMSTAFGLLGSRGLGKAIQESPLINDPISAVVVGMLATVVLQSATTTTNILVTMVAANMITVHDAIPVMIGSELGSSLVNAMVSLAYSGKPEQFRRAFSAAILGDVFNVCGLFVIFPMEMFTGLIEKVSWWIVDPLISEQGLSFKTLELLTDPINQVILQVNEVELLNATIRPEMFEANHSFVQRCSFTNGTRIYNCPYNHLFSHTSLSDKNIGWIVLFVSIFCLVMCLVGIVYLIQKLLDGHAANYVRNLLSKQCPGMWKPCTGYLVMLVGLVVTILIQSNSIFSSSLTPLVGSGVVTLEQMYPLVLGSNIGTTFSGVLAAFSTDPSRFEKALHMAMCQVIYNIIGTCLFYIVPCTRKFPVYLSVKLGVITDHYRWFIVVFISTVFLIIPFTIIGLTLLPDNVIVIVFIIILIIAITCCFICVLQNSCKEFLPKILHNWSFLPIWMRSLQYYDPFMCKVFTNIPYIGGFFRKGGAHRERTENGKYGEDDIEKKVQKLVQLSGQTQV; translated from the exons atgtatCAGCATCAGATTATTCCCGATTACTACTACCGATCATATACACCGTATCGCGg ACACCACTTCATGCCGGGTGCAAGAGTTGGTGATGAAACCGAGCCGCCTGCACACAAGAAGAGCATAATCTCATGGACAA gtaCACCTACAAAACACAAAGTGAAATACTACATAACATgtagttttctgatttttcttatCCTACTTGTGCTTTTTATATATGTTTGTTCACTGGCGAATATGTCCACTGCGTTTGGTCTACTTGGAAGTAGAGGACTgg GAAAGGCTATTCAGGAATCACCTCTTATAAATGATCCGATATCAGCAGTTGTAGTTGGAATGTTAGCAACAGTGGTTTTACAATCAGCGACCACTACTACAAATATATTGGTCACCATGGTTGCTGCAAATA TGATAACTGTGCACGATGCGATACCTGTTATGATAGGTAGCGAGCTTGGCTCATCACTAGTCAATGCGATGGTCTCATTGGCATATTCTGGAAAACCTGAACAGTTTCGAAGAGCCTTTTCCGCTGCAATACTGGGAGATGTGTTTAATGTTTGTGGTTTATTCGTTATATTCCCTATGGAAATGTTTACTGGTCTCATTGAAAAAGTCTCCTGGTGGATTGTGGATCCATTGATTTCCGAGCAAGGTCTTAGTTTCAAAACGTTGGAGCTACTCACAGATCCAATTAACCAAGTTATACTCCAG GTTAATGAAGTAGAACTTTTAAATGCTACAATCCGCCCAGAAATGTTTGAAGCTAACCATTCATTTGTTCAAAGGTGCAGTTTTACAAATGGAACACGAATCTATAATT GCCCCTACAATCATCTCTTCTCGCATACTTCCCTGTCTGACAAGAATATTGGATGGATTGTTTTGTTTGTCTCGATTTTCTGCCTCGTTATGTGTCTTGTGGGAATTGTATACTTAATTCAG AAACTACTAGACGGGCATGCAGCAAATTACGTTCGAAACCTACTTTCAAAGCAATGCCCCGGAATGTGGAAGCCTTGTACTGGCTACCTCGTAATGCTAGTTGGACTTGTAGTCACCATATTG ATCCAATCAAACAGTATATTCTCGTCTTCACTGACTCCATTGGTCGGTAGCGGAGTTGTGACACTAGAACAGATGTACCCACTTGTCTTGGGAAGTAACATTGGAACTACGTTCAGTGGTGTTCTTGCTGCTTTCTCAACAGATCCGTCAAGATTTGAAAA agcgTTGCATATGGCAATGTGCCAAGTGATCTACAATATCATTGGAACGTGCTTGTTCTATATTGTACCATGTACAAGGAAGTTTCCAGTATATTTATCAGTAAAACTGGGGGTAATTACGGACCAT TACCGCTGGTTCATTGTTGTCTTCATCTCCACAGTTTTCCTGATTATTCCCTTCACTATAATCGGGCTCACGCTTTTACCAGACAACGTTATTGTCATTGTCTTCATAATCATTCTTATCATCGCCATTACCTGTTGCTTTATTTGTGTATTACAG AATAGTTGCAAAGAGTTTCTCCCGAAAATTCTACACAACTGGagttttttgccaatttggaTGAGATCATTGCAATATTACGATCCTTTCATGTGCAAAGTGTTCACTAATATTCCTTATATTGGAGGATTTTTCCGGAAAGGAGGAGCCCATCGTGAACGCACCGAAAATGGGAAATATGGAGAGGATGATATTGAGAAAAAGGTTCAGAAACTGGTACAACTTAGCGGGCAGACACAGGTTTAG
- the F11D5.1 gene encoding uncharacterized protein (Partially confirmed by transcript evidence), with the protein MLYSRYTNPPPTSTGCSSFQMRWVSSALRTYDKTDETTTDSMRSTAPLKPPITYSPSYTSTSLNSVSLSSKYVEEKSKTSQGSTAPVVPSNSLSGLLSPREKPYGDDVTILKSEPTNETQKLAEPSATNIVNQQDESDDNSDGDSRDGNDSYDITPMRPNSLVFTRLANEEEMGGDGNVISRSLLSLVAEEDLPDFLVALNEKPIRYVVVEESEKPSTSSILRSRDARKEEKVQKGSTRIRFCTDNAMAYAYLDEITATRSLQWDDGTVIEYSYFKDLEAAEEAAMAHNDPTLALIEQWEQQIANDNIHPLTHDLTFSDSCLETSAVSSAY; encoded by the exons ATGCTCTACTCGCGGTACACTAATCCGCCTCCTACCTCAACAGGATGTTCTTCTTTTCAAATGCGATGGGTTTCTTCTGCATTGAGAACTT ACGACAAAACGGATGAGACAACAACCGATTCGATGCGATCTACAGCGCCACTGAAACCACCAATAACTTATTCGCCGTCTTACACATCAACTTCACTAAACTCAGTTTCACTCTCTTCTAAATACGTCGAAGAAAAGTCGAAAACTTCACAGGGATCCACAGCGCCGGTGGTGCCGTCAAACTCGCTGTCCGGCCTTCTTTCTCCACGTGAGAAACCGTACGGAGATGACGTGACGATTTTAAAATCG GAGCCCACTAATGAGACCCAAAAGCTTGCAGAACCTTCCGCCACTAACATTGTTAATCAACAG GATGAATCGGATGACAATTCCGACGGCGACAGTCGCGATGGTAACGACTCATATGACATCACGCCAATGCGTCCAAACTCTCTTGTG ttcaccCGCCTAGCGAACGAAGAAGAAATGGGAGGTGATGGAAATGTGATCAGTCGCAGCCTTCTGTCCTTGGTGGCCGAAGAAGATTTGCCAGACTTTCTCGTTGCTCTCAACGAGAAGCCCATTCGATATGTAGTTGTTGAAGAATCAGAAAAGCCGAGTACTTCCAGCATACTCAGATCGAGAGATGCTAGAAAGGAAGAAAAGGTTCAGAAG GGTTCCACGCGAATCAGATTCTGTACAGACAACGCTATGGCTTATGCGTATTTGGATGAAATTACAGCAACACGATCATTACAGTGGGATGATGGAACTGTCATCGAGTACTCATACTTTAAAGACTTAGAAGCTGCGGAGGAAGCCGCCATGGCACATAATGACCCGACATTGGCGTTGATTGAACAATGGGAGCAACAAATCGCAAACGATAATA tccACCCATTGACACACGATTTGACTTTCTCGGATAGTTGTCTAGAAACATCTGCTGT gagCTCTGCATACTGA
- the sorf-1 gene encoding Suppressor of organelle fusion 1 (Confirmed by transcript evidence), producing MSHVSNSTDEVVRNYLAAKSMVTSLKAFDQESSFAKEANYQVDRCIDEMTDAIDKHDVDTLCAMWESWNARVFHSLDTEGIKQAQCYEASAYRLFLVRCVQKKNISKCNEFFRKMSSLTLNNPQWADWFAFPYNHHAKDTEPFRKYFDKTWIEIYYVSLHNFLSTSLANVSPSVIGTIVEGIARDPTGNDHVDFDEDLIDDFAVIAQCSAPVKRGHSKPSLRNLLKSLTSSKKPSPSTD from the exons ATGAGCCATGTTTCCAACTCCACCGACGAAGTGGTCAGAAACTATTTGGCGGCGAAGTCGATGGTCACCAGTTTGAAAGCTTTCGATCAGGAATCTTCATTTGCCAAAGAAGCTAACTATCAG GTAGATAGATGCATTGACGAGATGACAGATGCCATTGATAAACACGACGTGGACACTTTATGCGCAATGTGGGAGTCTTGGAATGCCCGCGTTTTTCATAGTTTAGATACG GAAGGAATAAAACAAGCGCAATGTTACGAAGCCAGCGCCTATCGATTATTTCTCGTTCGGTGtgttcaaaagaaaaacatttcaaaatgcaacgaatttttccggaaaatgtCGTCACTTACGTTAAACAATCCGCAATGGGCAGATTGGTTTG CATTTCCCTACAACCACCATGCAAAGGACACCGAGCCATTTAGaaagtattttgataaaacgtGGATTGAAATATACTACGTATCACTTCATAACTTTTTGTCGACAAGTTTGGCGAACGTTTCTCCAAGTGTTATCGGAACGATTGTAGAAGGAATAGCAAGAGATCCGACTGGA AACGATCATGTGGATTTCGATGAAGATTTGATAGACGACTTCGCAGTAATTGCTCA ATGTTCTGCTCCTGTGAAACGTGGCCACTCAAAACCGTCTCTACGGAATCTTCTGAAATCTCTTACAAGCTCGAAGAAGCCTTCTCCATCTACAGACTGA